One window of Acomys russatus chromosome 28, mAcoRus1.1, whole genome shotgun sequence genomic DNA carries:
- the LOC127210815 gene encoding SRSF protein kinase 1-like yields the protein MTSEKDSPMDLGTREAEVLQGLDYLHTKCRIIHTDIKPENILLSVNGQYVRRLAAEAAEWQRSGAPPPSGSAVSTAPQPKPADKMSKNKKKKLKKKQKRQAELLEKRIQEIEETEKESGPGQERPNQPEEPESPVERPLTENPPNNMTREKLEESSSPGQDQTLTERDVEGGTAEVNCNGVIGIANYTENSNNETMRLKEDLRNANDCDAHTLKQEPSFLHSPNGDSSASQETDSCTPVTSEVSETMVCQSSVEQSLSEQDANHLEDSIRAETPSGDEQEQEHNGPLDSKGKFTAGNFLINPLEPKNAEKLKVKIADLGNACWVHKHFTEDIQTRQYRSLEVLLGSGYNTPADIWSTACMAFELATGDYLFEPHSGEDYTRDEDHIALIIELLGKVPRKLIVAGKYSKEFFTKKGDLKHITKLKPWGLLEVLVEKYEWPEEEAAGFTGFLLPMLELVPEKRATAAECLRHPWLNS from the coding sequence cactcgggaggcagaggtgctgCAGGGCCTGGACTATTTACACACCAAGTGCCGCATCATCCACACGGACATCAAGCCAGAGAACATCCTGCTGTCCGTGAACGGCCAGTACGTGCGGAGGCTGGCTGCAGAAGCCGCGGAATGGCAGCGATCTGGGGCGCCCCCGCCTTCTGGGTCTGCAGTCAGTACTGCTCCACAACCTAAGCCAGCTGacaaaatgtcaaagaataagaagaagaaattgaagaagaagcagaagcgcCAGGCAGAATTACTAGAGAAGCGAATACAGGAAATTGAGGAAACGGAGAAAGAGTCGGGCCCTGGGCAAGAAAGACCTAACCAGCCAGAAGAACCAGAGAGTCCTGTTGAAAGACCCTTGACAGAGAACCCACCTAATAACATGACCCGAGAGAAACTTGAAGAGTCCAGTTCCCCTGGCCAGGATCAGACACTCACGGAACGTGATGTAGAGGGTGGTACAGCAGAAGTTAATTGCAATGGAGTAATTGGAATCGCTAATTACACTGAAAACAGTAATAATGAAACAATGAGGCTTAAAGAGGACCTACGTAATGCTAACGACTGTGATGCGCACACTTTGAAGCAGGAACCTAGTTTCCTACACTCCCCAAATGGAGACAGCAGTGCATCTCAAGAAACGGATTCTTGCACACCTGTGACCTCTGAGGTGTCAGAGACCATGGTGTGCCAGTCCTCTGTAGAGCAGTCACTCAGCGAGCAGGACGCCAACCATCTTGAGGACAGCATTCGGGCGGAGACACCTTCTGGGGatgagcaggagcaggagcacaACGGGCCGCTGGACAGCAAAGGAAAATTCACTGCTGGAAACTTTCTTATTAATCCCCTTGAGCCAAAAAATGCTGAAAAACTCAAGGTGAAGATCGCTGACCTTGGGAACGCCTGCTGGGTGCACAAGCATTTCACTGAAGACATCCAGACACGGCAGTATCGGTCATTGGAAGTCCTGCTAGGATCTGGCTACAACACCCCTGCTGACATCTGGAGCACCGCGTGCATGGCCTTTGAACTAGCCACAGGTGACTATTTGTTTGAGCCTCATTCAGGGGAGGATTACACGCGAGATGAAGATCACATCGCTTTGATCATAGAACTTCTGGGGAAGGTGCCTCGCAAGCTCATTGTGGCGGGAAAATACTCCAAGGAATTTTTCACCAAAAAAGGTGACCTGAAACACATCACCAAGCTGAAGCCTTGGGGACTGCTGGAGGTCCTGGTGGAGAAGTACGAGTGGCCCGAGGAGGAGGCTGCTGGCTTCACGGGCTTCCTGCTGCCCATGCTGGAGCTCGTCCCTGAGAAGAGAGCCACTGCTGCCGAGTGCCTCCGGCATCCGTGGCTGAATTCCtaa